One Sulfolobus sp. S-194 DNA segment encodes these proteins:
- a CDS encoding MFS transporter encodes MVQYKWIALSNTSLGVFMGFMNANIVLISLPAIFRGINVNPFTSFQYLLWILFGYSIVSAILVVNIGRISDIFGRVRMYNLGFAIFTIGSILLYITPGSGSIAALQLIIYRVIQGIGGAFLMANSAAVLSEAFPPNQRGFALGLNGVIGIFGGIAGIILGGILASIYWRDVFLVSVPIGIAGTIWSYKSLKQLTPPNRNQSVDIIGNILYAVALILILVGITYGILPYGSSVTGWTNPYVIASISSGVVLFLVFLYVETKVKDPMFRIDLFKVRAFTMASLAIFFAQIAFGGLQLMLVLLLQAIWLPLHGIPYSQAPFWAGVYLLPLLAGFGIMGTIAGRLSDKYGARVLATVGLLILGFGLIALTFLPYDFNYLIFATIIFIMGVGNGLFVSPNMASLINAAPPQHRGSASGIRAMLTNTGGTLSIGIFFTIVIDVLYLDLPGTLTSALTAAGAPQLAPIMAKIPPTAALFAAFLGYDPVKAILSQLPPSIVNSIPPSALATITGKYWFPTVIAPAFMDSLKIAFYFSATLVFIAAVISALRGRTVIYERDIMKASDPK; translated from the coding sequence ATGGTTCAGTATAAGTGGATTGCCCTATCTAATACAAGTTTAGGAGTATTTATGGGATTCATGAACGCTAACATTGTTTTAATATCATTACCAGCAATATTCAGAGGAATTAATGTCAATCCATTTACCTCATTTCAATACCTATTGTGGATTCTATTTGGTTACTCAATCGTGTCAGCAATATTAGTAGTTAACATTGGAAGAATTTCAGATATATTCGGGAGAGTTAGAATGTACAATTTGGGTTTTGCAATCTTCACTATTGGTTCGATACTACTTTATATAACGCCAGGTAGTGGAAGTATTGCTGCGCTTCAACTAATAATTTACAGAGTTATTCAAGGAATTGGTGGAGCCTTTTTAATGGCAAACAGTGCTGCAGTATTATCTGAAGCGTTTCCACCAAATCAAAGAGGTTTTGCATTAGGTTTAAACGGTGTAATAGGAATTTTCGGAGGAATTGCTGGAATAATATTAGGTGGTATTTTAGCCTCAATTTATTGGAGAGATGTATTTTTAGTTAGTGTTCCAATAGGAATTGCTGGAACTATCTGGTCTTATAAATCATTAAAACAGTTAACTCCTCCTAATAGAAATCAAAGTGTTGACATAATAGGTAATATCTTATATGCTGTAGCATTAATCCTCATACTAGTGGGAATAACTTATGGAATTTTACCTTATGGTTCTTCAGTTACTGGTTGGACTAATCCTTACGTAATTGCTAGTATATCTTCTGGTGTAGTACTATTTTTAGTGTTCCTTTATGTAGAAACTAAGGTTAAAGATCCAATGTTTAGAATAGACCTTTTTAAGGTTAGAGCATTCACTATGGCATCTCTAGCTATATTTTTTGCGCAGATTGCTTTTGGAGGATTACAATTAATGTTGGTTCTACTTTTACAAGCAATTTGGCTACCATTACATGGTATACCTTACTCTCAAGCCCCATTCTGGGCTGGTGTCTATCTTTTACCCTTGTTAGCGGGTTTTGGGATAATGGGAACTATAGCTGGAAGGCTTTCTGATAAGTATGGGGCTAGAGTATTGGCAACAGTTGGTTTATTAATTTTGGGATTTGGGTTAATAGCACTAACATTTTTGCCTTATGATTTCAACTACTTAATATTCGCAACAATAATCTTCATAATGGGTGTTGGTAACGGCTTGTTTGTATCACCAAATATGGCTTCGCTTATAAATGCAGCACCACCACAGCATAGGGGTTCTGCCTCTGGTATTAGAGCAATGTTAACAAATACTGGAGGTACACTAAGTATTGGAATATTCTTTACTATAGTTATAGACGTATTATACCTTGACTTACCTGGTACTTTGACTTCCGCCTTAACTGCAGCTGGTGCACCACAACTAGCGCCAATAATGGCTAAGATACCACCAACTGCAGCATTATTTGCAGCGTTTTTAGGATATGATCCGGTAAAGGCAATATTATCACAATTACCACCAAGTATTGTTAATTCAATTCCACCATCAGCATTAGCAACCATTACTGGTAAATATTGGTTTCCCACTGTTATAGCCCCCGCATTTATGGATTCGTTGAAAATCGCATTTTACTTCTCAGCAACCCTAGTGTTTATTGCAGCTGTTATATCAGCGTTAAGAGGAAGAACTGTCATATATGAGAGGGATATAATGAAAGCTTCTGACCCTAAGTAA
- a CDS encoding 50S ribosomal protein L13e, producing the protein MVEPIVKRPHYRFEIRKKDTKVGRGFSLKELKEAGLTVQEAKKLGVRIDKRRKTSYPENVEALKKLEEQLKEKKQAQ; encoded by the coding sequence ATGGTAGAGCCGATAGTTAAACGCCCTCATTATCGTTTTGAAATCAGAAAGAAAGATACTAAAGTAGGGAGAGGTTTTAGCCTAAAAGAATTAAAAGAAGCCGGTTTAACTGTTCAAGAGGCTAAAAAACTTGGAGTCAGAATTGATAAAAGAAGAAAAACTTCCTATCCAGAAAATGTTGAGGCCTTAAAGAAATTAGAGGAGCAACTAAAAGAGAAGAAGCAAGCTCAGTAA
- a CDS encoding zinc ribbon domain-containing protein — translation MQKTYTNVYVNLYQLGLSLEQWLISKGYKTQILPVGQYVVVQAKKEGILRTIFGANRAFTIRLSGGQGVLNVDVGMSDWLKAADVTEDVIAAMVFTPLAFIEGIEEVYNLKIEEDIIKEIERLISLTNQQQLFQPQPFYQPMLYQQKICRVCGFNNPINARFCMNCGSPL, via the coding sequence ATGCAGAAGACATATACGAATGTATACGTTAATCTATATCAATTAGGGTTATCATTAGAGCAATGGTTAATTAGTAAAGGTTATAAAACTCAAATCTTGCCAGTTGGGCAATATGTAGTGGTTCAAGCTAAAAAAGAAGGGATATTAAGGACTATTTTCGGTGCTAATAGGGCTTTCACAATTAGACTTTCTGGCGGACAAGGAGTTTTAAACGTGGATGTGGGAATGAGCGATTGGCTAAAAGCGGCTGATGTTACGGAAGATGTAATAGCGGCTATGGTCTTTACACCACTAGCATTTATTGAAGGTATTGAGGAAGTGTATAACTTGAAAATTGAGGAAGATATTATTAAGGAGATTGAAAGGTTAATAAGCTTAACTAATCAACAACAACTATTTCAGCCACAACCATTTTATCAACCAATGTTATACCAACAAAAGATCTGTAGAGTTTGTGGTTTTAATAATCCAATAAATGCTAGGTTCTGTATGAATTGTGGTTCACCTTTGTAA